The following coding sequences are from one Pyxidicoccus xibeiensis window:
- a CDS encoding S1C family serine protease → MKPAAYLLAVMVAAALPRLVRAEGTTSPPSAVHTEASVALPDLVKVAGRAVVSLQTYDAQGTQLGLGSGFLVEKGRVVTNAHVLEGAARVEVYDFEDNLLGTADYAESLSSRIDLAVLPAMPNTPGALRLAASEPPVGESIIVIGAPQGLTNTVSTGIVSAFRDHEGKRWMQISAPISQGSSGGPVLNQQGEVVGVSVAVLRDGQNLNFAVPGRNVRALLGSPPGRIALSSYSGGAATPKKSVASSSAETKPVPKKNFREVLLGQPRLTLGQPLDDELNESDTPLESGKRVDVFTVEGRVGDVYTVFVVSKSFDATLLAIGVGSDGEPESIGHDDDGAGGTDPRLVIRLKRTGIFGLMVSSVRAGEVGAYRIGIFKGDVSLPKNDESKEQSRWVAVARGAGFTVLLDKTTIRKLSSARRQAWEWTVYTGWQSGVGGRYNSVKALNEYDCPGRATRYVSIAHYADDEVVNSNAYANKWLPWTPGSVGEMAGEAVCVR, encoded by the coding sequence ATGAAGCCCGCAGCTTATCTGCTCGCCGTTATGGTTGCTGCAGCGCTGCCGAGGTTGGTTCGCGCAGAGGGCACCACTTCACCTCCATCGGCCGTGCATACGGAGGCTAGCGTTGCCCTACCAGATTTGGTGAAGGTTGCTGGACGTGCCGTGGTTTCGCTGCAGACGTACGACGCCCAGGGAACCCAGTTAGGGCTTGGAAGCGGCTTCCTAGTAGAGAAGGGCAGAGTGGTAACAAATGCGCACGTGCTTGAGGGAGCTGCTCGTGTGGAAGTCTATGATTTCGAGGATAACCTTCTTGGAACTGCTGATTACGCAGAAAGTCTAAGCAGTCGCATCGACTTGGCTGTCTTGCCGGCTATGCCGAACACCCCCGGAGCACTGCGGTTGGCAGCAAGCGAGCCGCCCGTAGGCGAAAGCATTATTGTCATCGGTGCTCCACAGGGTCTAACGAACACCGTCTCAACTGGCATCGTCAGCGCTTTCCGGGACCATGAGGGGAAGCGGTGGATGCAAATTAGTGCGCCTATTTCTCAGGGCTCAAGTGGGGGCCCTGTCCTCAATCAACAAGGAGAAGTAGTTGGTGTCAGTGTTGCTGTCCTTCGAGATGGGCAGAACCTCAACTTTGCGGTTCCGGGACGGAACGTTCGGGCCCTGTTGGGAAGCCCTCCCGGTCGAATCGCTCTGTCTAGTTACTCTGGAGGAGCCGCTACGCCTAAGAAATCCGTTGCTTCATCTTCAGCCGAAACAAAGCCGGTGCCGAAGAAAAATTTCCGCGAGGTTCTCCTTGGACAGCCGCGACTCACTCTCGGTCAGCCACTCGATGACGAGTTGAACGAAAGCGATACTCCTCTTGAGTCTGGCAAGAGGGTTGACGTTTTTACGGTCGAGGGACGTGTTGGCGACGTCTACACTGTCTTCGTTGTCAGCAAGTCCTTTGATGCCACATTACTGGCAATTGGGGTCGGCAGCGATGGAGAACCGGAAAGCATTGGTCATGATGATGATGGCGCAGGAGGCACGGATCCCCGTCTCGTGATTCGTCTCAAGCGTACTGGGATTTTCGGCCTCATGGTTTCCTCTGTGCGTGCTGGGGAAGTGGGGGCGTATCGTATCGGGATCTTTAAGGGCGACGTGTCGCTGCCAAAAAACGATGAGAGCAAGGAACAAAGTCGCTGGGTTGCTGTTGCACGCGGGGCCGGCTTCACTGTGCTCTTGGATAAGACCACCATCCGCAAGCTTTCATCCGCTCGAAGGCAGGCTTGGGAGTGGACGGTCTATACAGGATGGCAGAGTGGAGTGGGTGGTCGATACAATAGCGTCAAAGCTCTTAACGAGTATGACTGCCCGGGAAGAGCAACTCGGTATGTGTCGATTGCGCACTATGCCGACGACGAAGTTGTTAATTCAAATGCATATGCAAATAAATGGCT
- the spoVG gene encoding septation regulator SpoVG: protein MNITDVRVFPVEEDKLKAYVTITLDHCFVIRDLKVIHGSSGLFIAMPAKKRKDGTYKDIAHPLNADTRSQMERVILIEYERHLHQAQAGTLMAAPADLD from the coding sequence ATGAACATCACCGACGTCCGGGTGTTTCCGGTCGAAGAGGACAAGCTCAAGGCGTACGTCACCATCACCTTGGATCATTGTTTCGTCATACGCGATTTGAAGGTCATCCACGGCTCCTCCGGGCTGTTCATCGCGATGCCGGCAAAGAAGAGGAAAGATGGGACGTACAAGGACATAGCTCACCCGCTCAACGCGGATACGCGCAGCCAGATGGAGCGCGTCATCCTCATTGAGTACGAGCGCCACCTTCATCAGGCGCAAGCCGGGACGCTCATGGCGGCGCCAGCCGATCTGGACTAA
- a CDS encoding LysE family translocator codes for MLFDPTRLAAFMLAGIALNLTPGPDTMYVLARSIGQGRAAGIVSALGIAAGCLFHIAAAALGLSALLATSALAFTVVKWVGAAYLVWMGVQMLRSKAGPEAVEGLHPASLWRIFRDGVVTNVLNPKVALFFLAFLPQFVDPSRGSPGLQFVVLGLLFAVTGTLWLAFLASAAGAFGAWLRRHPRVAAMQKRVTGGVFVALGARLALQGRE; via the coding sequence ATGCTCTTCGACCCGACCCGCCTCGCCGCGTTCATGCTGGCGGGCATCGCGCTCAACCTCACGCCGGGCCCGGACACGATGTACGTGCTGGCCCGGAGCATCGGCCAGGGCCGGGCGGCGGGCATCGTCTCCGCGCTGGGCATCGCCGCCGGGTGCCTGTTCCACATCGCCGCGGCGGCCCTGGGGCTGTCCGCGCTGCTGGCCACGTCCGCCCTGGCCTTCACGGTGGTGAAGTGGGTGGGCGCGGCCTACCTCGTGTGGATGGGCGTCCAGATGCTGCGGAGCAAGGCCGGGCCAGAGGCGGTGGAAGGGCTCCATCCGGCGAGCCTCTGGCGCATCTTCCGCGATGGCGTCGTCACCAACGTGCTCAACCCGAAGGTAGCGCTGTTCTTCCTCGCCTTCCTTCCACAGTTCGTGGACCCGTCGCGGGGCTCTCCGGGGCTCCAGTTCGTGGTGCTCGGGCTGCTGTTCGCTGTGACGGGGACGCTGTGGCTTGCGTTCCTGGCCAGCGCGGCGGGGGCGTTCGGGGCCTGGCTGCGGCGGCACCCGCGCGTGGCGGCGATGCAGAAGCGCGTCACGGGTGGGGTGTTCGTCGCGCTGGGGGCGCGGCTGGCGCTGCAGGGGCGGGAGTAG
- a CDS encoding ribonucleotide-diphosphate reductase subunit beta encodes MECETQFAQDLLSGGVMGLSVQEMRGYLEYTADQRLQMLGMAPIFRTKNPLHFMDLQDVQELTNFFECRVSSYQVAVGAATDVVFDAAF; translated from the coding sequence ATGGAGTGCGAGACGCAGTTCGCGCAGGACCTGCTGAGCGGCGGAGTGATGGGACTGTCCGTGCAGGAGATGCGCGGATACCTGGAATACACGGCGGACCAGCGCTTGCAAATGCTGGGCATGGCGCCCATCTTCCGGACGAAGAACCCGCTGCACTTCATGGACCTGCAAGACGTGCAGGAGCTCACCAACTTCTTCGAGTGCCGCGTGTCCTCGTACCAGGTCGCCGTGGGCGCGGCGACGGACGTGGTGTTCGACGCGGCGTTCTGA
- a CDS encoding thymidine kinase, translated as MHQFPKDIGWIEVICGSMFSGKTEELIRRVQRAIYGKQKVQVFKPRIDNRYDETLVVSHSQLKVTSTPIDRAEEIFYRLSADTQVVGIDEVQFFGVEVVAVVEALANKGLRVICAGLDQDYQGRPFEPMPQLMAVSEYVTKELAICVVCGNPANRSQRIVSSGERVVVGAAGAYEPRCRKCHVKEPTEGTPPQTLKLFD; from the coding sequence TTGCACCAATTCCCCAAAGATATCGGGTGGATAGAGGTCATCTGCGGCTCGATGTTCTCCGGTAAGACGGAGGAGCTGATCCGCCGTGTGCAGCGCGCCATCTACGGCAAGCAGAAGGTCCAGGTCTTCAAGCCGCGCATCGACAACCGGTACGACGAGACGCTGGTGGTGAGCCACTCGCAGCTCAAGGTGACCTCCACCCCCATCGACCGGGCTGAAGAGATTTTTTACCGGCTCTCGGCCGACACCCAGGTGGTGGGCATCGACGAGGTGCAGTTCTTCGGGGTGGAAGTGGTCGCCGTGGTGGAGGCGCTGGCCAACAAGGGCCTGCGCGTCATCTGCGCCGGGCTGGACCAGGACTACCAGGGGCGCCCCTTCGAGCCGATGCCGCAGCTGATGGCGGTGTCCGAGTACGTCACGAAGGAGCTGGCCATCTGCGTGGTGTGTGGGAATCCGGCCAATCGTTCCCAGCGGATTGTTTCGAGCGGGGAGCGCGTGGTGGTGGGCGCCGCGGGGGCGTACGAGCCGCGCTGCCGCAAGTGCCACGTCAAGGAGCCGACAGAGGGGACTCCGCCGCAGACGCTGAAGCTGTTCGACTGA
- a CDS encoding uracil phosphoribosyltransferase encodes MRDTLYANVPFRLNEMTHHYGPQVHLVGNPFLLSQLATLCSKGVIQPQINRLVELLYADLVKTVVNAEFPRKMVSLPTRMIDSTPQGLYQGEVIEPQVRVVTVNIARAGTLPSQVAYDLLNSTVDPALVRQDHIIMSRMIDAAQAVVGSEIGGAKIGGDVDDAFVLFPDPMGATGGSLSTAITLYKTKVPGRPRRIITLNLIVTPEYLKRMTKDHPDVVIYALRLDRGMSPPEVFGTEPGALWEKERGLDDRQYIVPGGGGFGEIMNNAYV; translated from the coding sequence GTGCGCGACACCCTGTACGCGAACGTTCCCTTCCGGCTGAACGAGATGACCCACCACTATGGACCGCAGGTCCACCTGGTGGGCAATCCGTTCCTCCTCTCCCAGCTGGCAACGCTGTGCTCGAAGGGCGTCATCCAGCCGCAGATCAACCGGCTGGTGGAGCTGCTCTACGCGGACCTGGTGAAGACGGTGGTGAACGCCGAGTTCCCCCGGAAGATGGTGAGCCTGCCCACGCGGATGATCGACTCGACGCCGCAGGGGCTCTACCAGGGCGAGGTCATCGAGCCCCAGGTGAGGGTGGTGACCGTGAACATCGCGCGGGCGGGCACGCTGCCGTCGCAGGTGGCGTATGACCTGCTGAACAGCACGGTGGACCCGGCGCTGGTGCGGCAGGACCACATCATCATGAGCCGGATGATTGACGCGGCGCAGGCGGTGGTGGGCTCGGAGATTGGCGGCGCGAAGATTGGCGGCGACGTGGACGACGCCTTCGTCCTGTTCCCGGACCCGATGGGGGCCACGGGCGGCAGCCTGTCCACGGCGATTACGCTCTACAAGACGAAGGTGCCGGGGCGGCCCCGGCGCATCATCACCCTGAACCTCATCGTCACGCCGGAGTACCTCAAGCGGATGACGAAGGACCATCCGGACGTGGTCATCTACGCGCTCCGGCTGGACAGGGGCATGTCCCCGCCGGAGGTGTTCGGCACCGAGCCGGGCGCGCTCTGGGAGAAGGAGCGGGGCCTGGATGACCGGCAGTACATCGTCCCCGGTGGTGGCGGCTTCGGGGAGATCATGAACAACGCCTACGTGTAG
- a CDS encoding DUF2188 domain-containing protein, protein MAKNKSRSGGVHTTPNPDGAGWVNQLKGEVTSTHRLKERAVEAGRELAQERKTEHTIHNVDGSISQKNSYGNDPRQSKG, encoded by the coding sequence ATGGCGAAGAACAAGAGCCGCAGTGGCGGTGTGCACACCACCCCGAACCCGGACGGCGCGGGCTGGGTCAACCAGCTGAAGGGGGAGGTGACGAGCACGCACCGGCTCAAGGAGCGCGCGGTGGAGGCGGGACGGGAGCTGGCCCAGGAGCGGAAGACCGAGCACACCATCCACAACGTCGACGGCAGCATCAGCCAGAAGAACAGCTACGGGAACGACCCGCGACAGTCGAAGGGGTAG
- the aqpZ gene encoding aquaporin Z, with the protein MRASKVKSAPVVAGSEEALRKYLAELVGTFVLVLGGVGAAVLAGDRIGFLGVSLAFGLSLLAMVYTVGPISGCHVNPAVTLGLVLTGKMESRYAPGYVLAQCLGAFLAAGLVLLIAKGAPGGYSPTVEGLASNGYGAASPGEYSMASAFYTEVALTFLLVLTVLGATDARAPVGFAGLAIGLVLALVHLVGIPVTNTSVNPARSLGPAVFAGGDALRQLWLFIVAPLLGAGAAAAVYRTVYRPVAPITAATAERATERERAEREAADRGGARTPV; encoded by the coding sequence ATGCGTGCATCCAAGGTGAAGTCTGCTCCGGTGGTTGCCGGTAGCGAAGAGGCGCTTCGGAAGTACCTGGCCGAGCTCGTGGGCACGTTCGTGCTGGTGCTCGGCGGCGTAGGAGCGGCCGTGCTGGCGGGGGACCGCATCGGTTTCCTGGGCGTGTCGCTCGCGTTCGGCCTGTCTCTGCTAGCCATGGTCTACACAGTGGGGCCCATTTCTGGCTGCCACGTGAATCCGGCGGTGACGCTCGGGCTGGTGCTCACGGGGAAGATGGAGTCCCGGTATGCGCCTGGCTACGTGCTGGCCCAGTGTCTGGGGGCGTTTCTCGCGGCGGGCCTGGTGCTGCTGATTGCCAAGGGGGCGCCTGGGGGCTACTCGCCCACGGTGGAGGGCCTGGCGTCCAATGGGTACGGCGCTGCCTCGCCCGGGGAGTACAGCATGGCCTCCGCCTTCTACACCGAGGTGGCGCTCACCTTCCTGCTGGTCCTGACGGTGCTGGGCGCCACGGACGCGCGGGCGCCGGTGGGCTTCGCGGGGCTGGCGATTGGCCTGGTGCTGGCGCTCGTCCACCTGGTGGGCATTCCGGTGACGAACACGTCGGTGAACCCGGCGCGCAGCCTGGGGCCGGCGGTGTTCGCGGGCGGAGACGCGCTGAGGCAGCTGTGGCTGTTCATCGTGGCGCCGCTGCTGGGCGCGGGCGCGGCGGCCGCCGTGTACCGGACGGTGTACCGCCCGGTGGCGCCCATCACCGCCGCCACGGCGGAGCGAGCGACGGAGCGGGAGCGGGCGGAGCGCGAGGCCGCGGACCGCGGGGGGGCGCGGACGCCGGTGTGA
- a CDS encoding DUF5658 family protein — protein MAATIEQTQDATWSRASFYVSPASVALLVLNLLDGLFTLLFLQLEVAEELNPLMRIAYEQSPLVFMFSKLVIVNAGLWLLCLHRRLRASRIAIRIGAAVYGIIVVYHLAFLTHLVLHWPAAFR, from the coding sequence GTGGCGGCGACTATCGAGCAGACGCAGGACGCGACGTGGAGCAGGGCTTCCTTCTATGTGTCACCGGCTTCGGTGGCGCTGCTGGTGCTGAACCTGCTGGACGGGCTGTTCACCCTCCTCTTCCTGCAGCTCGAGGTGGCGGAGGAGCTCAACCCGCTCATGCGGATTGCCTACGAGCAGTCGCCCCTGGTCTTCATGTTCTCCAAGCTGGTCATCGTGAATGCCGGCCTGTGGCTCCTGTGCCTCCACCGCCGCCTGAGGGCCAGCCGCATCGCCATCCGCATCGGCGCGGCCGTCTACGGCATCATCGTCGTCTACCACCTGGCCTTCCTTACCCACCTGGTCCTGCATTGGCCGGCGGCCTTCCGCTAG
- a CDS encoding ribose-phosphate pyrophosphokinase, with protein sequence MQPRDFKVFAGNSNPGLAHRICEYLKRPLGKAEVGRFSDGEIHVEIGENVRGHDIFVLQSTCPPANDHLMELLIMCDALKRASAGSITAVIPYYGYARQDRKVAPRTPITAKLIADLLEVAGAERVVSMDMHAGQIQGFFNIPSDHLYGSPVFLEDLRKRFPESQELVIVSPDAGGVERARAYSKRLNTGLAIIDKRRPRPNASEVMNLIGDVNGKDAVLVDDMVDTAGTLAQAAAALKAKGARRVVAYAVHPILSGPAIQRISDSVLEEVVFTDTVPLSPAAQACSKIRLLTTERLFGEAIARIHRADSLSSLFV encoded by the coding sequence ATGCAGCCGCGTGACTTCAAGGTGTTCGCCGGGAACTCGAATCCCGGCCTGGCGCATCGCATCTGCGAGTACCTCAAGCGTCCGCTGGGCAAGGCGGAGGTCGGTCGCTTCTCCGACGGGGAGATCCACGTCGAGATTGGCGAGAACGTCCGCGGACACGACATCTTCGTGCTCCAGTCCACCTGCCCGCCGGCCAACGACCACCTGATGGAGCTGCTCATCATGTGCGACGCCCTCAAGCGGGCGAGCGCCGGCTCCATCACCGCCGTCATTCCCTACTACGGCTACGCCCGGCAGGACCGGAAGGTCGCCCCGCGCACGCCGATCACGGCGAAGCTGATTGCCGACCTCCTGGAGGTCGCCGGTGCCGAGCGCGTGGTGTCCATGGACATGCACGCCGGGCAGATCCAGGGCTTCTTCAACATCCCCTCGGACCACCTCTACGGCTCGCCGGTGTTCCTGGAGGACCTGCGCAAGCGCTTCCCGGAGTCGCAGGAGCTCGTCATCGTGTCGCCGGACGCCGGCGGCGTGGAGCGCGCCCGTGCGTACTCGAAGCGGCTGAACACGGGCCTGGCCATCATCGACAAGCGCCGCCCGCGCCCCAACGCCTCCGAGGTGATGAACCTCATCGGCGACGTGAATGGCAAGGACGCGGTGCTGGTGGATGACATGGTGGACACCGCCGGCACGCTCGCCCAGGCGGCCGCCGCCCTGAAGGCGAAGGGCGCGCGCCGGGTGGTGGCCTACGCCGTCCACCCCATCCTCTCCGGCCCGGCCATCCAGCGCATCTCCGACTCGGTGCTGGAAGAGGTCGTCTTCACGGACACCGTGCCGCTGTCGCCCGCGGCGCAGGCCTGCTCGAAGATCCGCCTGCTCACCACCGAGCGCCTCTTCGGCGAGGCGATTGCCCGCATCCACCGCGCCGACTCGCTCAGCTCGCTGTTCGTCTGA
- the hpt gene encoding hypoxanthine phosphoribosyltransferase: MAFYESQVGVLISEDKLQARVRELAAEITRDYAGKDLTLICVLKGSVFFAMDLAKNIDLPVKLEFLGVSSYQGGTETTGEVRITTDVSKPMAGKNLLIIEDIIDTGLTMQFLLENLRARHPASLKLCSLLEKPSRARTKVDIDYKGFVIDDHFVVGYGLDYAEVYRNLPFIGVMKGK; encoded by the coding sequence TTGGCGTTCTACGAGTCGCAAGTCGGCGTCCTGATTTCCGAGGACAAGTTGCAGGCGCGGGTGCGGGAGCTGGCGGCGGAGATTACCCGGGACTACGCGGGCAAGGACCTGACGCTCATCTGTGTGCTGAAGGGCTCGGTGTTCTTCGCCATGGACCTGGCGAAGAACATCGACCTGCCGGTGAAGCTCGAGTTCCTGGGAGTGTCCAGCTACCAGGGCGGCACCGAGACGACGGGCGAGGTGCGCATCACCACCGATGTGAGCAAGCCCATGGCGGGCAAGAACCTGCTCATCATCGAGGACATCATCGACACCGGGCTCACCATGCAGTTCCTGCTGGAGAACCTGCGGGCGCGGCACCCGGCGTCGCTGAAGCTGTGCTCGCTGCTGGAGAAGCCGTCGCGGGCTCGGACGAAGGTGGACATCGACTACAAGGGCTTCGTCATCGATGACCACTTCGTCGTGGGCTACGGGCTGGACTACGCCGAGGTGTACCGGAACCTGCCGTTCATCGGCGTGATGAAGGGCAAGTAG